The Impatiens glandulifera chromosome 3, dImpGla2.1, whole genome shotgun sequence genome contains a region encoding:
- the LOC124930499 gene encoding uncharacterized protein LOC124930499, with translation MVRDQPRYMVGANESGSSGSKRKSGDLQRLLQVGQERDFPGMIGSIDCMHWEWKNCPKDWQGQFTNGHKGTTTIILEAVASYDLWIWHAFFGMPGTLNDINVLDRSPIFDDIESGEAPTVNFTVNGRQYNLAYYLADGIYPKWPVFVQSIQMPQGDKAQLFAKQQEACKKDVERAFGVLQARFAIIRQPARMWNIDVLGKIMRACIILHNMIVEDE, from the exons ATGGTCCGTGACCAACCAAGATATATGGTAGGAGCAAATGAATCTGGAAGTAGTGGATCAAAGAGAAAAAGTGGAG ACTTGCAGAGGTTACTCCAAGTTGGACAAGAGCGCGATTTTCCTGGAATGATTGGAAGTATTGATTGCATGCACTGGGAGTGGAAGAATTGTCCTAAGGATTGGCAAGGACAGTTTACTAATGGACACAAGGGCACAACAACAATTATCCTCGAGGCAGTGGCATCTTATGATTTGTGGATATGGCATGCTTTTTTTGGCATGCCCGGAACATTGAACGATATTAATGTATTAGACAGGTCACCAATTTTTGACGACATTGAGTCTGGTGAAGCTCCTACTGTGAACTTCACTGTGAATGGTCGACAATACAATCTTGCCTATTATCTTGCTGATGGAATCTATCCTAAATGGCCCGTCTTTGTCCAATCAATTCAAATGCCCCAAGGAGACAAAGCGCAGTTGTTTGCAAAACAACAAGAAGCATGCAAGAAAGATGTAGAACGTGCATTTGGGGTACTCCAAGCACGGTTTGCTATTATTCGCCAACCAGCTAGGATGTGGAATATTGATGTCCTAGGTAAAATAATGAGGGCATgcataattttacataatatgATTGTGGAGGATGAATGA
- the LOC124928558 gene encoding uncharacterized protein LOC124928558 — MDPSQNYNFFPNYFPNQAQNPNIQPSNQNIECPEDPMNTGIHPNIPQQYMMPPNFGMQYPYNHHYMPYGYPPISGNNFHVAHTNYPNSEQPNNLNTQRFSSGSTDIPDFSTQISLGDVDGNTQTTFLAPTQQSTRKSYDPWSTEDNKALLNGYFHFSNDSELGRNQKGDTFWGKIAEFVNDKFEVQHAELSVVVGPMITTWKRL, encoded by the exons atggaTCCTTCACAAAACTACAACTTCTTTCCAAATTACTTCCCAAATCAAGCTCAAAACCCAAATATACAACCTTCGAACCAAAACATTGAATGTCCGGAAGATCCCATGAATACTGGAATCCATCCTAATATTCCACAACAATATATGATGCCACCCAACTTTGGCATGCAATACCCGTATAACCATCATTATATGCCTTATGGCTATCCACCTATCTCTGGAAATAACTTTCATGTCGCTCATACCAACTATCCAAACAGTGAacaaccaaataatttaaacacacAACGTTTCAGTAGTGGTTCAACTGATATTCCCGATTTTTCTACACAAATATCTCTAGGGGATGTTGATGGGAATACCCAAACCACTTTTCTTGCTCCAACCCAACAATCAACCCGAAAATCATACGATCCTTGGAGCACGGAGGACAACAAAGCTTTACTAAATGGTTATTTCCATTTTAGTAATGATAGTGAATTGGGGAGGAACCAAAAGGGCGACACTTTCTGGGGTAAAATTGCAGAATTTGTAAATGACAAGTTTGAAG TTCAGCATGCAGAACTAAGTGTAGTGGTTGGTCCGATGATAACTACGTGGAAAAGGCTTTAG
- the LOC124930500 gene encoding 11S globulin seed storage protein 1-like encodes MNTSLLSLSFLLIIFLGTVSARSRGQSEHGFSQEDQAQCQLQRLNAQEPTFRIQAEAGESQIWDWKDDQFRCAGVVAARHTINPRGLFLPSYSNAPLLMYIVKGNGMSGVLMPGCPETFQSSQESQQQDDEKSTRFHDQHQKIRRFRQGDVIAIGAGWTHWCYNDGNEDVVAIVVEDTGNNLNQLDQNPRKFFLAGNPQQGFGGAEQQGREKYYQAHQKGEKQNAGNVFHGIEEELLVQIFGIDRETARKLRGEDDKRGHIVRVEQGFQVISPPSRREEQERRFDNNGLEETVCSTKLIENINDPSRADIFNPQAGRFNTLTSYDLPILKSLKLSAERGVLYRNALVSPHYKLNAHSILYCTRGDAKIQITDQSGSCVFDEVVREGQMVVVPQNFVMVKQAGEQGFEWVAFRTNDVAMQGTLAGRTSALRGLPADVIAASYRVSREQAMRLKTNREETLMFESRSRSPRVAAA; translated from the exons ATGAACACTTCACTGCTCTCTCTCTCCTTCCTCCTCATCATCTTCTTGGGCACTGTCTCCGCCAGGAGCAGGGGACAGTCTGAACATGGCTTTAGCCAAGAAGACCAGGCACAGTGCCAACTTCAGAGGCTCAATGCCCAAGAACCCACATTTAGAATCCAGGCCGAGGCCGGCGAGTCCCAGATCTGGGACTGGAAGGATGATCAGTTCCGCTGCGCCGGAGTTGTCGCCGCCAGGCATACTATTAACCCACGTGGACTCTTCCTGCCTTCCTACTCCAACGCCCCTCTCCTCATGTACATTGTAAAAGGTAACGGTATGTCTGGAGTTTTGATGCCTGGATGCCCAGAGACATTCCAATCATCCCAGGAATCCCAGCAGCAGGATGATGAGAAATCCACTAGGTTCCACGACCAGCACCAAAAGATCCGACGATTCCGACAAGGAGACGTCATTGCCATCGGCGCCGGCTGGACCCACTGGTGCTACAACGACGGTAACGAGGATGTGGTAGCCATAGTCGTTGAGGATACCGGCAATAACCTAAATCAGCTCGACCAAAACCCACGC AAATTCTTCCTCGCTGGAAACCCACAACAAGGATTCGGAGGGGCAGAACAACAGGGGAGAGAAAAATACTACCAGGCCCACCAGAAAGGCGAGAAGCAGAACGCCGGCAACGTCTTCCATGGAATCGAGGAGGAACTTCTGGTTCAGATTTTCGGAATAGACAGAGAGACAGCCAGGAAGCTTCGCGGAGAAGACGATAAGAGAGGTCACATTGTCCGCGTGGAACAGGGCTTTCAAGTCATCAGCCCACCATCGAGGAGGGAGGAGCAAGAAAGAAGATTCGACAACAACGGCTTGGAAGAAACCGTTTGCTCTACCAAGTTAATCGAGAACATCAACGACCCTTCCCGCGCCGATATCTTCAACCCACAGGCCGGCAGGTTCAATACCCTAACCAGCTACGACCTACCCATTCTCAAATCCTTGAAATTAAGCGCAGAGAGAGGGGTTCTTTACAGG AACGCACTGGTGAGTCCTCACTATAAGCTAAACGCACACAGCATTCTATACTGTACGAGAGGAGACGCTAAGATTCAGATAACTGACCAGAGCGGCAGCTGCGTGTTCGATGAGGTGGTCCGTGAAGGACAGATGGTGGTGGTCCCGCAGAACTTCGTGATGGTTAAACAAGCCGGTGAACAGGGATTCGAATGGGTTGCCTTCAGGACCAATGACGTCGCCATGCAAGGAACCCTAGCAGGACGGACGTCGGCCCTTCGCGGCCTTCCCGCCGACGTGATTGCGGCTTCTTACCGTGTTTCAAGGGAACAAGCCATGAGGTTGAAGACCAACCGGGAGGAGACTTTGATGTTTGAGTCCAGGTCCCGTTCCCCCAGAGTGGCGGCGGCTTAA
- the LOC124930501 gene encoding protein IWS1 homolog 1-like, with product MEACQILTSGKLYYRSYKMYFPIDLEQSGIRDQLKKSGLGKVIMFLSKSDEEIMSNKRLAKELQVDKWCRSIFNNNARFEDRKKYGDERIPSRKSSKKTRMKYRDDDINFAELPKGQNSRHSSSRNHVSRPEAMPMDFVVRPPSKVDPDAIRARSKHVVRDHIQLKNFPSNGLEPISSQEDGGYPHLVTARLEERIILSSLPKLI from the exons ATGGAAGCTTGCCAAATATTAACATCCGGGAAGCTATATTACAGATCTTACAAGATGTAT TTTCCAATTGATTTAGAGCAGTCTGGCATAAGGGATCAACTAAAGAAGAGTGGTCTTGGAAAG gTGATTATGTTTTTATCGAAGTCAGATGAAGAGATCATGTCCAACAAAAGACTTGCAAAGGAACTACAGGTTGATAAATGg TGTCGATCAATATTCAATAACAACGCAAGATTTGAAGACAGGAAGAAGTACGGGGATGAGAGGATTCCATCTCGGAAGTCATCTAAAAA GACAAGAATGAAATATAGGGATGATGATATTAACTTTGCTGAACTACCAAA GGGTCAAAATTCAAGACACTCATCCTCTCGGAATCATGTTTCAAGGCCTGAGGCAATGCCAATGGACTTTGTTGTTCGCCCACCATCTAAAGTTGACCCTGATGCAATAAGGGCTCGTTCTAAGCATGTTGTTCGAGATCATATACAACTTAAG AATTTTCCGTctaacgggctcgaacccatAAGCTCTCAGGAAGATGGAGGATATCCACATCTTGTTActgctaggctagaagagaggaTTATTTTATCAAGTTTACCAAAGCTAATATGA